Proteins found in one Hevea brasiliensis isolate MT/VB/25A 57/8 chromosome 18, ASM3005281v1, whole genome shotgun sequence genomic segment:
- the LOC110631514 gene encoding auxin-repressed 12.5 kDa protein isoform X2: MLLDKMWDDVVAGPQPDRGLGKLRKISTKPVTIGEGETSKFQRSISMPASPGTPSTPVTPTTPVSARKDNVWRSVFHPGSNLATKGLGAQLFDKPQPNSPTVYDWLYSGETRSKHR; the protein is encoded by the exons atgtTGCTAGACAAGATGTGGGACGATGTCGTTGCGGGGCCTCAGCCCGATCGTGGCCTTGGCAAGCTCAGAAAGATCAGCACAAAACCCGTGACCATAG GGGAAGGAGAGACGAGCAAGTTCCAGAGGTCCATCTCGATGCCAGCTAGTCCAGGGACACCTTCCACACCGGTGACGCCCACAACCCCGGTTTCGGCTCGCAAGGACAACGTATGGAGGAGCGTTTTCCACCCTGGTAGCAACCTTGCTACTAAGGGTCTTGGAGCTCAGCTTTTTGACAAGCCACAGCCAAATTCTCCTACTGTTTATGACTG GCTTTACAGTGGAGAAACCAGAAGCAAGCATCGCTGA
- the LOC110631514 gene encoding auxin-repressed 12.5 kDa protein isoform X1, giving the protein MLLDKMWDDVVAGPQPDRGLGKLRKISTKPVTIEGEGETSKFQRSISMPASPGTPSTPVTPTTPVSARKDNVWRSVFHPGSNLATKGLGAQLFDKPQPNSPTVYDWLYSGETRSKHR; this is encoded by the exons atgtTGCTAGACAAGATGTGGGACGATGTCGTTGCGGGGCCTCAGCCCGATCGTGGCCTTGGCAAGCTCAGAAAGATCAGCACAAAACCCGTGACCATAG AAGGGGAAGGAGAGACGAGCAAGTTCCAGAGGTCCATCTCGATGCCAGCTAGTCCAGGGACACCTTCCACACCGGTGACGCCCACAACCCCGGTTTCGGCTCGCAAGGACAACGTATGGAGGAGCGTTTTCCACCCTGGTAGCAACCTTGCTACTAAGGGTCTTGGAGCTCAGCTTTTTGACAAGCCACAGCCAAATTCTCCTACTGTTTATGACTG GCTTTACAGTGGAGAAACCAGAAGCAAGCATCGCTGA